AGATAATTCTTTTCTTGCAAACCTCAGGCAAAGTTCAAGTtggaaatataattatatttcaagTATGTGATATagcatatatttaacaaataaatggatGGGAAAGAGTAATTAATTAGATAATTGAGGTCTAAGCCATATACTGTAATTGCTGGTCAATTGAGGCCAAAGAGTTATATTGGGCTTCAATAATCAAAGATGATTTCTTCAGTGGttcatttcattataaaattttagttctaaatacttaatctgttttttttttttcttaatgattcaatttttttGACGGCAATTTTGGGTTACAGCAGAGTCAATACTGGTTCAGATTTCAGGATTGCTGTTTTTAACATGTGTTTTCATGGAACCATTTAGTGCTATATCTTTAGGTTTTGATACCAAGAAGGAAGTCCTGAATGTCCTGTGTATTACTTtttataacaacaataaaaatatttttggtaattttttatgaagaagaaaatgtcagGGGATtacatgaaaaatttatttttagtcttcttcttatttttatggTTCAGGGCCAAACTGAAGCAAATCCTATACATTAAAAATCTTGAGTATACATTTCTTATATCTACTGATACCATAGAGAGtttatcttttataaattaaataatatgtttcATTTGAATAATACCTactaaaatgaaatcttaatcacagtttatatttccatttttcttcaaataagcttacatattaaaaaaatagtattggggcacctgggtggctcagtcggttaagaggcggacttcggctcaggtcatgatctcgcggtcgtgagttcaagccctgcgtcgggctctgtgctgacagctcagagcccggagcctgtttcagattctgtgtctccctctctctgaccctcccccgttaatgctctgtctctctctgtctcaaaaataaataaacgttaaaaaaattaaaaaaaaatagtatttataaatTAGCTAGCAAAAGAGCTGAATTAGAAACCACTCTACTTAATATTCTACCAacacattaaaaacacacacttcCTGTGTTCACCCTTGCAAATTTATCCATCTCTCTGTACATACCAAATAACACTTATTAGCAACCTGGAAAAAGCTAAATTAACAAACTGTCCTTGGAATTaccaatataatttttaacacaTTAAAATGCCTGATAATTCTAATTACATCTGACATAAAAACTATTAAGAAAGAGAATCCTGTTATGTTAATGTTAGATCAGCTATTCCAGCTTCCTCTgagtaaacatgtaaaaatggTTAAACAATAAATTTCTATGGCAACAACTTAAATTCTAGGATATTCTTAGTTACAGCAGCAACCACAGAAGCTACTACTTTCTTTAAAGCAATGGAACTAAACAACATacctccttttttcctccttttccatctGGCATAACTAAAATCTCTTACTTTGATgaattaaatatgatttaattgGAAACAAGATATCTAAACTAATGCACATGGCAGCTAGttatatgaacattttatataaaggCAACAACAAGGTAGGCACTTGTAAATGAAAGTTATGCGCTAAGACCATATGTATTATGTATCCTGAAAACTAAactaatacataatatatattacctTAAACCAAAACTAAcatatatggttatatattagcttatatatataattgcaatAGAgattctttatcaaaataaaaaattctctaaatAATGAATGTTCTTTTACATTAAATCATTGAATACCTTTTCTACAtggatttttaacatatattagtgtttattaaaatatttgataattctaatatttttagaaccaataaatagaaaatttaatgattttaatttgtataattGATAAATGCATATAgcaattcatcttttttcttttattttgcctttttatacAATCTTGGACAACACACTAAAGTTATCTCCTCTAAATGTAGGGCAATTTTCTTTTGCTGCAAGGCATATTGGAAATATAAAGAGCTACCTATACATATTCAATTAAGAAGATACAACTTGGGTTTTTGACTTGTTATAAAGTATTTCTACagctctgtgtattttttttaaggatactCTTCTTTAAGAGTTTATCCTGCTAAATATATACGACCATTCCATTCAAACAATGAGGTTTGGTAGGGCAAAGAAAATTGAGTTTAAATACCACTTCAGTATCTACCAGTTATGATCTGAGTTATTGCTTACtctcctcaattttctcatcagtaTAATGGAAATAGCAATATTGTGAGACATTATCACAATATTTGTCAAATGTATTTGTGAgggttaaattaaataattatgtaaacTATTTAGCACATGGCTGGCTCACTCAAAGATGTTAAAGCAGTATTTAAAAACTAAGTTTACTCTTTAAACTTGctctatatcataatttatttttaattagtatgAACAAAAGTTCTTGCCCCAGTGAAGACCTTCTAGGAGAAGTTCTAGTTTCCTGACTTAGACTAATCATGTATTAGTTTTAAACATTACTATCATGCTTCACTAGATTTCTTTTAATATCACTTCCCACCAGAGATGTAGAATATCTACATTTAAGGTCATAATATTGCTGAGTATACgactcttccccttctctccaacTTTTCCATTACAAATAAATCTATTGATTGCTTACAGGGAACCCAGTTGTACTCtccaaaaaaagaattcagtccttcataagaaaaaataaataaataaacagcccATAATATTTGTCAGAGGATAGTAGGTTACAATTTCATCACTATGAAATGCAGTCCACAAACAAAAGaatcaagagagaaaatgatgaatGGCCTTAGGTATAGTCATAGTttataataaagattttatttaaaaactgttaaaataaataatacatactcTAGAACATCACTGTTCTGGGAAATTACTTCTCTTTAGAATATGAGCTCTAGAAGGCAAATCTTACTACTACTGGTCTGGGAGTTTTCATTAGCTGATTtacaatcatatatatataatcatatatatatatatatatatatatatatttaaatctgtgGTCTGCAGTCTTTTAATACACTTCTCCAAGGTGGATATGTGGTGGAATGCAGACCCCCATCAATATGTGTAGTTTCGCTTGCCTTTTGTCCCTTAACTGCTGATAAAATAGACTGCTTAGAAATCCCAGAGGGATATGATTGAGGCCAGGTTACACTGGCTCATAAAATTCAAACAGTTCAATGCTTTTCTTGTTAATTACTAGGCCACAACTAGAAATCCGAACGATGGGAGAGAAACACTTCTTTAGGATAATGATTGATTTTCATAAAGATGAGTGCTTTAACAAATTTCAGTATGCAGTTgttggggcggggagggtgggtgggcacTAATTAGTTTTACCGTTTTCAGCAGATGTTGAATTCAAAACGCCAGCAGCATCTCAAATGCCAGTCATTAGGGCTGTCTTTCATCGAAGAGTGCTGACCAATGAAATCTCCACTCTGTTTAATGAGACCGATCTAGGCAGAGTCAATTAAATCAAATCTCTACTAACATCCTTAATATATCTGCAGTGtgtgcagcagcagcagaagcagcagcgaGGGATTTCCAGTATTAATAAAGGGATTCACTGCCGCataaggagaaggggaaaaaggggcggagggagggagggtgtgttGGGGAAGACCTTGCTTTACAGACTGGGGAGAGCTGGAAAAAGCCCGGGTGcggatggaggaggaggggagctaCGTAAAGGATGAAAAGCTAAGTAAAACGCTTAAAGAGCCTTGATGTAGTTCTAGAAGGGATCCACCCCCAAccgtccccctcccccgtcccttCCACCGCAAATCCAATTTACCAGTTGCAAACATGAAGCTGGAAAAATGTAAGGACCCAGagttgaaaacattttcactttAATACTGAAAAAATATGCCATTATAAAATCCTCGAATAGAATTAGTAAGTTTCACGTGCTTCCTCGgttcttttttcctactttataaGTAAGATTTACACCAGCACAGAATTGCTACCATAAGATCGCAGCCTAAGCACTAGAATGACATTAATTGGTCATGCTTAACTgcctcaaaatctttttttttttaataattacactGATACTATAATAGAAATCATGGGTACTTATTTTACATTCAGATGAAAGGCATTATTGGATATGTATAGAAAAATattccccctcaaaaaaaaaaaattaaaacatcaccatcaaaataaaagaaagaacccaAAACAACCCCTAAAAACTCCGctcaacaaaatacatttttaactcaTAAAATGGACCGATGATTAGCCATGCAAATGtcttaaataaaacctttacattttttttttcacagtaaaCGTACGTACGCTCTGAACTGCCTACCGATCACAAATAATGGCGAAATGGCACTTTCTGATTATACTGTGTTTTGTTTATAGAAAGTTTGATACGATGGGACTTATCAGGTAAGAGGGTGGGTGCTGTGAACGTGACGCCGTCTCCAGTCGCCGAGGAGGGGAGCGTCCCTGGAGCGCGTGGATTCCATGCGAGCCATGCagcactttttgtttttgtcagaagtcaaagttatttatttacaataCATTCATGCCTTCGTGCAACTGCCCGTCCCTGCATAGCCAACAGGGAGCCATCACGCCCCCCCCCTCCTCACGGGGCTAATCCACAGGGGGAAAAATAgatatctatctctctatatagATGTGGggtacacgtatatatgtataggaCCGCAGCAGACATCCCCGTCAGCCCCAACGCAGAGGGCTAGTTCTTCGAGCAGGGCCCCTGCTGGGTTTTATCAAAAGGAGCTCGCTGCAAAGAGCGATTTGGCAGCGCTCTCCCAGCTCACCACAGTCTGCTCTTTGTTTCCAGAAGGGAGCTAAGGGGTCAAACCCTCTCAGCGGAGCGAGTtcacagttatttatttacttatgtccATAAAGCCTTGGGGCGCGCTGGACTTGGGTCTGGGCTCCTCTGACCCCTGGGATGCCAGCCGGGTAGGGgattggtggggtgggggggggggggggggcgcatagCCTTCCCGCTCCCCTGCTCTACCCGGGTTGGGGTCTTAGTCTGAGAGTGAGTGGGAGCCACAGTCATATACTCTGTGGGCCCCATCTGCGTTGTAAGGCCCATTGTGCCAGTAGGAAGAGTCACAGACTGTCTGTAGGGAATTAATTTCGGACGCCGAGGAGTTGGCGTCCCTTCTCTTAGATCGTTTTCTATTCCTCAGGATAAACACGAGCATGCCCACTACAGTGAAGGCGGAGGTGACAAACACCAGCAGCAGTCCCGGGACCAACACCGAGATGGACACCCTGCTGGTGTCTAGATAGGAGTTGGAGTGCGTCCCGGTCTCCGCCAACCCAGTGCTGTTTTTACTGTGCGAAGTTAGCGTGGGCGAGATCCTCGCGTACAGCTGGGGGCAGATCTCGTCATTGGAGAGGAGCATGAAATCCTTCCTAAAGAAGTTCACCGGCGTCTCACACTTGAGGTCGCTCATCAGCACTTCGGAACCCAGGCGTTCTGCCCATTGCTTAAAAGGCACAATGGTGCAGGAACACTCCCAAGGGTTTCCGTGCAGGTCTATCTGGATGATGGAGGTTAACTGGTCCAGTACCCCTGCCACTGGAAGGTACATGAAATAATTGTTGTGCAGACTGAGCTTAGAGAGCGAGACCCCAGCGAACACGTCCACGGGTAGGGACCTCAGCAAGTTGTTGTTGAGAATGAGGATCCTTAGTTTGGGCATGGCATTGAAGGTGCCAGGAAGGATGAGCTGGATTGCATTGTACTCCACGTTCAGATACTCGAGGTTTTGCAGCCCGGCGAATTTCTCCCGGGACAGAGTGTCCAGGTAATTGCTATCCATATACAGCCACCTGAGGTCCAAAAGGTTCTTAAAAGTGTTGTTCTCTACGGTGGCAATGTTGTTGTTGCCGAGGTCTAACAGAATGAGATTCTTGTAATCCACAAAGTGCGATTTTCGGATGCTATGTATCTTGTTATCTCGAAGGAAAAGCTCCTGCACATTGGAAAGCTTGGGCTTCAAATCAGCCAAGCTGCTCACGTTCCGGTTGTTGCAGTTCATCTTTAAACCCGACCCTGGGATGTGGTCGCAGCTGCAGCCCCCAGGGCAAGGCAAGCCATTGGTTTGGGGCTTGTTTCTGGCGCTGCCGGTCGCTATCGCAGCGGTGGGTCTTATTTTGATCTGCCAGTTGCCTGGGATCTTTGTACCTCCGTTTGGAGCAGACCCTGGGGTGGCATGATCCTCTTGCCCATTTGTCTTGAAAGGAGTTGGCAGGGGTCCAGGAGCGAAGGTCTCTTCTTGGGCAGGGGGCGCCGGGAGACTGGAATCCACTCTGTTTTTCAAAGGACACAAGTCCTGTTCTGTGGTTTCATTGAGGTCTTTCCCCTGCAGTCTGGTGGGGGCTTCACAGACAACTCGGCCGATCAGAGCATTTTTGGGAATGTTTTCCAGCCATTCTTTCAGGGAGAGGAGATCACAGGTGCAGTCCCACGGGTTATCCTCTAGCAGGATCTCAGCAATGCCAGGGATTTGCTCCAAGACCTCCTCATAGGGCAGCGTTTTCAGCCTGTTTCCCCGGAGGtcgaggtgggtgatgggcacatACTGGAACACGTTGGCAGGTAGGGTGCTGATGAGATTGTCATTTAAAATGAGTACCTCCAGCTTGTTCAAGTCCTGGAAGGCCCCCGGGTCTATATCCCGTAATAAATTAAAATCGGCCTGGAGGTATTCCAGATCGTCCAGACCCAGAAAAGTCTGCTTTCGAAAAGATTTGatcttgttgttgttgatgtGCAGCCTTTTCACCAGCTGCAGCCCCAGAAAAGCCCCAGGAACGATTTCATGCAAGCCATTGTTTTCCATGTGCAAACTAACCGCATTATAAAAGTTAGCAAACTCATTAGGGAAAAGTCGAGTGAGGGAATTACCATGCAGAAATAGATGGTAAAACTGGGAAGTCGGGGCGGTGAAACGCTGCAGACTTGTAAAGCCCTTTTTTTCACAGTCTACGTGCAGGTCCCCTTCTATCTCATTGCAGGAACAGATCTTCTCTTTACAAACGTCCCCTGTAACGTTTCCAGCGGCAAAACAAAGAGACGTCTCCagcaacagaatccaaagcagcatTTTTAAAGCGAGCAATTCATCCCCGATCTCATCACAAAGTAACAGCGACCATCCTGCTCGCCACAGACACAATTCAAGTTCATTTAGTGCTCCAATGTCCGAacccagggaaggagaagaaaagggtttgggggggtgggggtggattcCTTCCTCCCTAACCCCCCCGCACTGCAACAACCCAGGCGCCAGTCAATAATTATATCCACAAACTATCCAGGCACGTAGTGCAAggcaagcaaaaaagaaacaaaaagaaacaagaagaagaagaagaagaagaagaaagagaaggaaagaaaagtagaaaaaataaccCCACTCTCCCTCAAccctttaaaaattaccaaaagaagttaaatatatacatataaattaaaaatacaccctTACAGAATCTGATCTAGTGGTCCTCACTAATCAGGAAGGGAACAATGCTAGTAATTAGAAGCAAGTGCATGTTAGAGAAACAAGCAGAGGGTTTGCAGCGTAGTACAGGCGCACTGCCTGTGCATGGCTGTGCGTCGGACTGACCTTGCCTCTCTGATACAAAGCAGGGTTTTCGGCGGCTTCTGTAGCTGAGGCGGCTGATGGAGTTCTTGCTGTGGTTGCAGGTTGCCCAGAAGTCCCCCCGAGGTGCTGTCCAGTCCCCCCGGTGCTGAAATCACGCCCGACCGAAAGGACTCACGCTGCCGAGCCAATGGCGCTGGAAAATTTCCGCAATCGCTGCGTTTTGTGGCTGtccatccttttcctttcctccctttcggTCCTCTTCAGCCGTTTTTTCTGGGCTCCAGCTCTCGGTTACtagctcttcttttctttttctcctctttattctGCTCTTTCGGAATTACGTGGAgggggcggagggcggggggcGAGTtgtctgagggagggagagagcgcgaGAATGGGGAGGGGGTAGAAGAGAGTTGCTAAGAAGCTCTGCTTGTTCCAGCCTGGTGCACTCTGAAAGATCTGACACCCTCTGCTGATCTGCAGTAGCAAAAATCCATCTGGTGAGGgaatgctgaaggaaaaaaaaaaatcaatccacgTACAGGGCAAGCGTTAAAAATGTGGGCATTAAAGGCTGTCGATCCAGATAGACGcttattttaaatggattatttaattcttttttgcgTGCTGAAAACTttaccctttcctttccttaatgACCTCACAGCCCCCACTGGCTCCAGCGTTTGGAAAGGagtgcttttaaaacatttatttcccaaTGGCTTGAATAAAATTAGTGTCAGGGTGTCAAGCGAACAGCAATTTGAGGTAATTATACTGCACGCCATTTTCATCGGTGCTTTAAATGCATTTCTTCCGTCTCTGCAGTACAATGTTTTATGCTATTTGATGTctttgaaacctttttttttttttttttggctatgtTTAAAGTGATTATTTGGAACATATAATcgtatcatatatattttttaaataatatacttgGGTATGAATTTTTTGTTGCATGGATATAATTTAGgcacatactttttcttttttaaacttggTATAGAATTTTAGTCAATTTGGTTGTTGAGAGTTAGGTTTCTCTGATGATATTTCTTGAATGTTATTTAAGTCTGCAGGGTGAAAATACAATGTCTGCTTGCGTCTTTGATTCCAGACCCGAAAGCTTTCACAGAGAAccggaaaaggagggagggagcaggaaaaaATCCCAATATGATTCGTGAGTGCTCTTAAAAAACCACTGGCAGACTGGCACgcgcaccacacacacacacacacacacacacgcacgcactcactcactcactcagaCACACTCACAAAGTTTCCGAATTTGAACGGACGATTTTAAAACGCATACAAGTAAATAACCAGTtgcattttgagggagagagagggggagtggggaaagagagagagagagagagagacagagagagagagagagaaatcgcCGGTCTCTAAGGCCCTGTTCGAAGCTTCTCTGCAGGTAGCTAGCAGTTTCTCTTCTCTGGGTCACTGGTGCTAGTGGAGCTTGGCTAGGGCTTTTCTCAGAGAAGGAATCTCCGGTTCCTCAAACTTAGATGGAGCTTATAAAAACCAAGTTCTACAAACACCCGAGAGGTGAGAAATGGTGAGAGACTGCTGCTTGTCAGCTGTTCTGCTGACTTTTCTTATTAGTGTCAAAACCTTTTCagtgaatgcatttttaaaattgtgcacATTTTAGGGTTTGAATTTACAGGacatgatggtgatgatgatgatgatgcccTTTCTTCAGTCTAAGTAGAAATATGTTTACATCAGTTTCCCTTTCAACTATGTGTTATGCAATTGGATAGCTGTTAATATGCCTGCTAATAATCTGAATAAAAGATCCAATATTCAAGGATGTGTGCATTTTGAAAAGACTGGAGAGTCAAAGAATTCCGGGAAGGACTAGAGATAGGGAAATTCAGAGAAGAGTAGAGGAAAATTTTTTCTTGGGTCCAGAAGCTAATTCTTTGGGGGAGGCAGTTTTCGTATCTATAGACAAAATTTTCATATAATCAAATGTATTGTCTTCTGGTGAAATTCAGCCGGAGAGCATGGATGAaggttcagtgtgtgtgtgtgtgtgtgtgtgtgtgtgtgtgagagagagagagagagagagaggctgagagagaggggaggcctTTTTTTAGACAACCTATTACACTTCTAAAACAATTCCCTTCCTATTTAATTTAACCCATTACCACATGTAGAAAGAGAAAACGCTTAATCTGAAACCATTTCACTGAAAAAATGCTATGCAGTAGAGCTGCAGAAGTGCTGGAGGAGTTATACTGAAGAGAAGGATATTTCTGTATCTTTGTAACAGGACTCAGGTCTGAAACTTCTTAGCCCCAGAAAACACCCTGTGAAAGGCAGCCTCTTTCAGTGTCTGTGATTGATAGGGGTAAGTAGGCTCtgaaggggagacagaaaaatGCTGTCTGTTTAGGAAGAAAAGTATTGATGGTAATCATCTAAAATCACACTTTTTCACTTAATTAGTTACTTGTTTATTCAACTTGCTGAATAAACTCTTTATATGAAGAGACCGAAAGAACATATTTCAGTTGATTTTAAATGAACAGAATTGAGGTAGCAAGCAATTGATATTCacatttcacccctcccccacccattaaattctctctctcttccttgatTGCTTCTTGCCTCTCAAAGCACCAGTCACATTAGAAAATTTACAATCAGGGTTTTCCTACTTAGACACATTACAATTTGAAGGGGGGAGTTACCCTCCTCAAATAGTTTATTATGTCTGTACTCTAAGAAAAGGTGTGTGGTAGTGTCAGATGAGCAaccaaatcagaagaaaatattagggGATATTACCTAGATGAAGATATTCAATATAAAGTTGCAAGCTAacaacacagatacacacatgtaGTTCCTTTGAAAATGCACCCTCATTAATTAGccaaaaaatttttcttaaaaatattattgtcctaaaaattcatttcagagaaataaatcagTCCAGGAAAGCACTCCCATCCCTCCAAAGATTAACTCTTCAAGTACAACAGTAAATTTCTTggtgggaaataaaaaaaaatatggcaatgTGTATGCGATCTAAACATTTCTAATGCCTTAGGGGAACATTTCTTAGGCATGAACTCTTTTTAAAAGGGTTCTACTGTATCTATTTGAGTTCAAGTGAACTACTTCAATTGCTTTGCCTCTCATAACAGATGATCTCAGGAGCCTGAGATAAAGGATACTCCAGATGATGATGAGAACTGATAATATTTGCTCAGGGCTGTAGTTTTGTTTCTGCGCTGTGGCTAGAAGGATTTCAATTGTATCATTAAAAGttcatgttttcttattcttcttcaaCAGGTTCATCTCTTAAGTGACAAAAGCTAGATATACATATCACAAAATCATTatgattaaaaatagagttatcaGTTTATTATCTATTTCCCCAGGTGGCATCAAATTTCCAGATGTTTCCATGCATATGCATATTTAAGATGGAAGAAtagaatatataacaaatattaatttaaaatattaaatatcttaagatatttagtttatttattctgcacaataattttaaaagtattcggttttgatttttaattaaaaaattttcttaatgtttatttatttttcagacagaaagagacagagcatgaacggaggagggtcagagagagggagacacagaatctgaaacaggctccaggctctgagctgtcagcacagagcccaacgtggggctggaacagGGACCGCAAAATCATGTCCTCAGCCGAAgtaggccgcttaaccaactgagccacccaggtgcctctgatttttaattttaaagaaatacatttttatttaagaaatacaaaatcatatATAGGAAGTCCATCTTTAGTCTTCTCTCATCCATGATTTTTATTCCAGAGGAAACTACTGAAAACTTGTGTATAGTGAATTTAATATTGttattctattttacagatgctTAAACCAAAACTGAGGAGTACTGAGTAATCTACCAAGATTGAATAATACCAGCTGACTTTGCCAGAGTTAACAAAACTACACCCTCATGAGCTAAACTTTTATTCCTACTTGTAAGTCCTTATTCGCTCTAAATCTGTTACTTCAGGTAAGCTCTCCATGGGTCAATTTCCTTACTAGCAAATTAATTCATTGAAGTTTGTGGAATTTTTGGTCGCTTCatgctttttttcctgattccaaaatctttaaaagtgATTTCAGAAAAATCTGAATGTCTCTTGCCTCCTTAGACTTTTTACATTTGGAGTTGggatattttattaatgtatttgcATATTCACTTGGCCTTGAAACCAAGAATAAATGTAATAACCACTGTAGAATAGAATTCACTGGTGCTGACTTTAATCTACTACTATCCTTGCTATTTCACAAGATAAAGGAGTTGTTGGAATTCTTTCTTCTGTAACACAAATTGTAAACTAAGAGATGAGAACATAAATCAATTATACCTATAAACTAATATGCTTAGAATGTAAGATTTCCCTCTATTTCTCtatagtttctttttatgtttgtaaataattttCTAGGAGTGGAATACCAAGATAATTATCACATTACATGACTTCTGAAGGCAAAaccataaaagatatttttaaattatttgttatagttgcttttcaaaatgtagcttttatttataatgaaataaacagTAAACTAAGTAGGacacataaaaatacttttacatttttacttgtgACTTGACATCCTTTTTTCATGTtcatattactttaaattttaagctGCTTTGAGTCACATGTTTGGCCATTTTCAAGTGGAACTGATGTTCTCATAAAGTCTCATTGTCTAGTAAAACTCATGTGAATCACTATTTTGGACACATTGGAGAGGACACTGatcaaaaacataatttatatgaAGGGAAATTgctaatcaattatttttaaaaatttaacatagaTCACACAACCAAATGTTTGCCTGGAAAGGGTAACAGTTGACTTAGGTGTATACAATTGTCTCTTGAACAACCCCTTGCACAGTTGAagatccatgtataactttttacTCTCCCAAAATTTAACTgttaatagtctactgttgacaaGAAGgcttaccgataacataaatggtcagttaacatatattttgtatatgattATATACTGTATCtgacagtaaagtaagctagagaaaagaaaatattattaagaagaTCATAAAGaggataaaatacatttatagtattgtGCTGTATCTATCAAACCTattttgttcaagggtcaactgtgctACACTGTATTCTGTACTCTACTACCATGAATTAAGAACACATATTCCTCCAATTGTTTATATTAATGGGTGCCTAAGTATAT
The sequence above is a segment of the Panthera uncia isolate 11264 chromosome A1 unlocalized genomic scaffold, Puncia_PCG_1.0 HiC_scaffold_16, whole genome shotgun sequence genome. Coding sequences within it:
- the SLITRK1 gene encoding SLIT and NTRK-like protein 1, whose amino-acid sequence is MLLWILLLETSLCFAAGNVTGDVCKEKICSCNEIEGDLHVDCEKKGFTSLQRFTAPTSQFYHLFLHGNSLTRLFPNEFANFYNAVSLHMENNGLHEIVPGAFLGLQLVKRLHINNNKIKSFRKQTFLGLDDLEYLQADFNLLRDIDPGAFQDLNKLEVLILNDNLISTLPANVFQYVPITHLDLRGNRLKTLPYEEVLEQIPGIAEILLEDNPWDCTCDLLSLKEWLENIPKNALIGRVVCEAPTRLQGKDLNETTEQDLCPLKNRVDSSLPAPPAQEETFAPGPLPTPFKTNGQEDHATPGSAPNGGTKIPGNWQIKIRPTAAIATGSARNKPQTNGLPCPGGCSCDHIPGSGLKMNCNNRNVSSLADLKPKLSNVQELFLRDNKIHSIRKSHFVDYKNLILLDLGNNNIATVENNTFKNLLDLRWLYMDSNYLDTLSREKFAGLQNLEYLNVEYNAIQLILPGTFNAMPKLRILILNNNLLRSLPVDVFAGVSLSKLSLHNNYFMYLPVAGVLDQLTSIIQIDLHGNPWECSCTIVPFKQWAERLGSEVLMSDLKCETPVNFFRKDFMLLSNDEICPQLYARISPTLTSHSKNSTGLAETGTHSNSYLDTSRVSISVLVPGLLLVFVTSAFTVVGMLVFILRNRKRSKRRDANSSASEINSLQTVCDSSYWHNGPYNADGAHRVYDCGSHSLSD